From Magnolia sinica isolate HGM2019 chromosome 13, MsV1, whole genome shotgun sequence, one genomic window encodes:
- the LOC131223414 gene encoding heat shock 70 kDa protein 15-like produces the protein MSVVGFDLGNESCIVAVARQRGIDVVLNDESKRETPAIVCFGDKQRFIGTAGAASSLMNPKNSISQIKRLIGRQFSDPELQRDLQSLPFSVAEGPDGFPLIHARYLGEVRTFTPTQLLGMMLSNLKSIAEKNLNAAVVDCCIGIPIYFTDLQRRAVLDAATIAGLHPLRLMHETTATALAYGIYKTDLPENDQLNVAFVDVGHASMQVCIAGFKKGQLKILAHTFDRSLGGRDFDEVLFRYFAAKFKEEYKIDVYQNARACLRLRTACEKLKKMLSANPEAPLNIECLMDEKDVRGFIKREEFEKISIPILERVKGPLEKALAEAGIGVENVHAVEVVGSGSRVPAIIRILTEFFGKEPRRTMNASECVARGCALQCAILSPTFKVREFQANDSFPFPIALSWKGSAPDSQNGAGEHQQSTVVFPKGNPTPSIKALTFYRSGTFTIDVHYADVSELQVPSKISSYTIGPFQSTKGERAKVKVKVRLNLHGIVSIDSAILLEEEEIEVPVSAAKEPTKEAAKMEMDEVLNDAAPAGAGENDVNMQDAKGANDASGAGVENGAPESGDKPAQMETDTKAEVAKKKVKKTTIPVSEVVYGGMAPVDVQKAVEKEFEMALQDRVMEETKDKKNAVEAYVYDMRNKLHDKYQDFVTDSEREAFSAKLQETEDWLYEDGEDETKGVYIAKLEELKKQGDPIEERYKESTERGAVFDQLVYCITSYREAAMSQDPKFDHIDIAEKQKVVHECGEAEAWLREKKQQQDALPKYANPVLLTADVKRKAEALDRFCRPIMTKPKPAPPKPQTPPEAPPQAQPTESQPDGTGDVNETSPGPGSNGQEHPAAPEPMDTEKPESGPQTA, from the exons ATGAGCGTGGTCGGTTTCGATTTGGGCAATGAGAGCTGCATCGTTGCTGTGGCCCGCCAGCGGGGAATCGATGTCGTCCTCAACGACGAGTCCAAGCGTGAGACGCCGGCTATCGTATGCTTTGGCGACAAGCAACGGTTCATCGGCACTGCGGGGGCCGCCTCGTCCCTCATGAACCCCAAGAATTCCATTTCTCAGATCAAGCGCCTGATCGGCCGTCAATTCTCCGATCCGGAGCTCCAGCGGGATCTCCAGTCCCTGCCCTTCTCCGTCGCTGAAGGGCCCGATGGGTTCCCTTTGATCCACGCGCGGTATCTTGGTGAAGTGCGGACCTTCACTCCCACCCAACTGTTAGGGATGATGCTCTCAAATTTGAAGAGCATCGCTGAGAAGAATCTCAATGCTGCTGTGGTTGATTGCTGTATTGGGATTCCCATCTATTTCACCGATCTCCAGAGACGGGCTGTTTTGGATGCGGCGACAATAGCAGGATTGCATCCGCTACGTTTGATGCATGAGACAACGGCAACGGCCCTCGCTTATGGTATTTACAAGACGGACTTGCCAGAGAATGATCAATTGAATGTTGCTTTCGTTGATGTGGGCCATGCTAGCATGCAGGTTTGCATTGCTGGATTCAAGAAAGGCCAGCTGAAGATCCTGGCCCACACGTTTGATCGGTCTCTTGGCGGTCGGGATTTTGATGAAGTTTTGTTCCGGTACTTTGCAGCAAAATTTAAGGAAGAGTATAAGATTGATGTGTATCAGAATGCCAGAGCCTGCCTGAGGCTTCGAACTGCGTGTGAGAAGCTGAAGAAGATGCTGAGTGCGAATCCTGAGGCGCCTCTGAACATTGAGTGCTTGATGGATGAGAAGGATGTGAGGGGGTTTATCAAAAGGGAAGAATTTGAGAAGATCAGCATCCCAATTTTGGAGCGGGTAAAGGGGCCATTGGAGAAAGCTCTTGCAGAGGCCGGCATTGGTGTGGAGAATGTTCATGCAGTTGAGGTTGTTGGGTCAGGTTCCCGTGTCCCAGCGATTATTAGGATACTGACTGAGTTTTTTGGGAAGGAGCCAAGACGCACTATGAATGCAAGTGAGTGTGTTGCCCGAGGCTGTGCTCTACAGTGTGCAATTTTGAGTCCCACATTTAAAGTGCGGGAGTTTCAG GCCAACGACAGTTTTCCGTTCCCCATTGCTTTGTCCTGGAAAGGCTCGGCCCCTGATTCACAGAATGGAGCAGGGGAGCACCAGCAAAGCACTGTTGTATTTCCGAAGGGAAACCCTACACCCAGTATCAAGGCTCTGACATTTTACAGGTCTGGCACATTCACGATCGATGTCCATTATGCTGATGTGAGTGAATTGCAGGTTCCATCAAAGATTAGCTCATACACG ATTGGACCTTTCCAATCTACTAAAGGTGAAAGGGCAAAAGTGAAAGTGAAAGTTCGCTTGAATTTGCATGGCATTGTCTCTATTGACTCAGCAATT ctactagaagaagaagaaattgaggTTCCAGTATCAGCAGCAAAGGAGCCAACCAAAGAGGCTGCAAAGATGGAAATGGATGAGGTTTTAAACGATGCTGCCCCTGCAGGTGCTGGTGAAAATGATGTAAATATGCAGGATGCTAAAGGTGCCAATGATGCTTCTGGTGCTGGGGTTGAAAATGGTGCTCCGGAGTCTGGAGACAAACCTGCGCAGATGGAAACCGACACCAAG GCTGAGGTGGCAAAGAAGAAGGTAAAGAAAACAACCATCCCAGTTTCGGAGGTGGTTTATGGCGGAATGGCCCCTGTAGATGTGCAGAAGGCAGTGGAGAAGGAATTCGAGATGGCTCTTCAAGACAGAGTCATGGAAGAAACAAAGGATAAGAAAAATGCCGTGGAGGCATATGTTTATGATATGAGAAACAAG CTCCACGACAAGTATCAGGATTTCGTAACTGATTCCGAGAGGGAGGCATTCTCTGCCAAACTTCAGGAAACGGAGGATTGGTTGTATGAAGATGGTGAAGACGAAACCAAGGGTGTTTACATTGCCAAGCTGGAGGAGCTCAAGAAG CAAGGTGACCCCATTGAGGAGCGTTACAAGGAGTCCACAGAACGGGGAGCTGTTTTTGATCAGCTTGTCTATTGCATCACTAGCTACAGAGAGGCAGCTATGTCACAAGATCCTAAATTCGATCACATCGACATAGCAGAAAAGCAGAAG GTTGTACATGAGTGTGGGGAGGCAGAGGCGTGGCTGAGAGAGAAAAAGCAGCAGCAGGATGCTTTGCCCAAGTATGCCAATCCTGTTCTTTTGACAGCTGATGTGAAGCGGAAGGCTGAGGCGCTTGACAG